The window CGGATAAAGGCTTATGTGGTCCATTGAATACGAATCTTCTCCGTGAAATCTACAAGCATCATAGCCCAAACCATCTTTATGTGAGTATGGGTAAAAAGGTAAGGAATTATCTCTCCGGCTTAAAAGGGAGCAGGGGGGAAAATTTACTTTTGGCCGACTTTGAACTCAAGGATAACCTTACTTTTCGTGAGGCAAAAAGGATCGGCCATTTTCTTATAGAAAAATACCTCCATAAAGAAATCGACGCGATCTCCATCGCCTATTCCCATTTCGTCAATCCTCTCATCCAGAAACCGATTTATCGACGCATTGCCCCTATCAGTAAAGTGGAGCTCGTCAAAAAAGAAAAAGCCGAATCCCCTCCCGCAGAAAGTGTTTTACCCTTTAATTTTGAGCCTTCTGCAGAAGAACTCTTGGAGAGCCTTTTGCCTTTTTACATCCATTGGGAAATTTATCAAGCCATTCTTGATAACCTGGCTTCAGAACATAGTGCAAGAATGGTCGCCATGAAA is drawn from Methylacidiphilum infernorum V4 and contains these coding sequences:
- the atpG gene encoding ATP synthase F1 subunit gamma; this translates as MATTREIRRRIRSIKNTAQITKAMQMVAASKMRKAQQRAIEGRPYHSLFQEIVHSLIPQAGQLIHPLLEARAIQKEIVFVIGTDKGLCGPLNTNLLREIYKHHSPNHLYVSMGKKVRNYLSGLKGSRGENLLLADFELKDNLTFREAKRIGHFLIEKYLHKEIDAISIAYSHFVNPLIQKPIYRRIAPISKVELVKKEKAESPPAESVLPFNFEPSAEELLESLLPFYIHWEIYQAILDNLASEHSARMVAMKSATENAKSLLQDLSLEYNKARQESITKEILEISTAQYAMG